The DNA segment TGCATCAGCAGCAATTAAAGCAGCGGTTTGTGGACGGCAGCGGAGTTCTGGTTGATCGTCGTGCCGCCGTGCTTGGACGGCCGGGGCTCGCTGACCCCCCTGCTGCATCAGCATGGCGGGCCCCGCAAAAAAACAAAAAAATGGAAGTGAAAAAAGGACCCGCTGTTCTTGGTGCAGCGGGCCTAATACTCCAGCAACTTGTCCGGGCGCGGGCACGACCGGACGAAGGGCATTAAGACCACCTAATATAACAGGGTCAAGACGCGATTTCGACCAATTTTGGTTCTCTCACTCAACCAGTGTTAGAGTTTCGTGTCGCGCAATACGCTAGTTCGTTGATTTTATAATAGGAAATATAACCAAGCTTCTCTCGAAAAAAATGAGCGTTATAGCAAAAAATTTTTGCTTCCGGCCCCACTCCGCTCCTCCCGAGAATGACCAATTCCCATAATCACATGGTTGAAAAGACTAACCTTGCGTTATTTAAGAAAAAATTAATGTAGTAAACGCCGTGAGCAGCAGACTGCTCCTGGGATCGCCGACGAAAGATCGGCGCCTGCTGGGCCGCCGGCTCTTGCACCCGTAAAATCTCGAGCCCAGATCCCTGAAGATTTCTGAGTGGCGCATCTGAGACGAGCTATGTTCATCGAGGGAACATCCATGAACATCGTGGGCGCAACTTTGCTTTTATTGGCGACTGCCGATCCGGCATTGGCGATCTCGCGCTATGATTCACTCAAGCAAACCTGCGCATCGATGCAGCAGATAATTTCGCGGGAGCGCGCGGCGCTGCTTCGCTACCCCTCGAAGAGCGGCAATGTGGTGCTCTATGACCGCTATGTAGCCGGCGACGGACAATGCGGAACCGGCCACTACGCAGCTCCCGCCCGCGTACCGACCAAAGACAATCCGGTGTGTCCCTTATACAATTGCAGATCGTCCTCAGACTTTAGTCCACATTGACGCGAAGGTTCTTTTCAGCCGATTATCTCTTTGACGTTCGGGGGAAAATCTCTGGCGCCAGGACTTTTGGTTGAAATTTACCAACATTTAATACACACTGAACGGGCAGATTGGGGACGTGTTCCTTGCCTCCTCCCCGGGCATCTGTAAGGTGGCGCCCGCTGGGGTTCCCCCGTTCGAATGAGGAGATTGCGCAGTGAGTGCAAAAGTACCAAATCCGATTGACGCCTATGTCGGCTCACGCGTGCGCATGCGCCGGCTAATGCTCGGCATGAGCCAGGAACGGCTCGCCGAACAGATCGGCGTTACCTTTCAGCAGGTGCAAAAGTACGAAAAAGGCACCAACCGCATCGGCGCCAGCCGGTTGCAGGCGATCGCAGGGGTTCTGGCTGTCCCTGTCGCTTTCTTCTTCCAGCAGGACAACTCACAGCCGTTGACGACGGAAGGGTTGGGGGCGATCAGTGGCCTTGAAGACCTGTCCGATTTTCTGACGTCCAAGGAAGGTCTCAGCCTCAACAAGGCCTTCATGAAGATCAACGATCCCAGTGTCCGCCAATCCGTGCTGATGCTCATCAAATCGCTGGCCAACGCCTCCGAGCCCGCCGTCGTACATGCGCCGCCTGCAGCCGAAGTTCCTTTCGGCCTCAGAAACTGATCTCCATGCCTCGCCCGAAAAATGGGTGAGGCGCGGATCTTGATCGAATGCTAGATTGTCCCCCCATCGACGATCGCGGAACCCGCCATCGCAGAAAATGCTTGAGTGCGGCGCGTTCATTCAAGCGCAGACGAGTGGCTCCGGCTTTTTGAATCCAGGGCACCTTGTCCGCTTCTAGCTATTTAACCGAAAACAAAGATGTTCTAGCGATTGCGATAGGATAGCAGTCGTCGTAGTGTGAATTCTCAAAAAGATACCTGTGATCACATGACGTGATCGCAAGCGATGCCGAAAGCCATGATTGCGATATCGGGACGCTGCTAGATGCAGTGGGGGCATATGGATTTCAGACTGCTGACATTCGGAGACCTACGTCTCGTGGACGGAACAGGCGCGACAGTGCCTTTTCCCGAAAAGGGTCTGCTGTCGCTCTGCTTTCTGCTGACAAGCCCCTCGCCGCAAAAAAACCGTGCGGAGCTTGCGGAATTTCTTTGGGGCGACATTCCCCTGGATAAGGGGCTTGCCAATCTGCGGCAGACCCTGTCGCGTGTCAAAAACCGCCAGGACGAGCTCGGAATCGGGCTGCTGCTGATCGAGCAGGCGACCGTCAGCGCGAATCTCCAAGCCTTCACCACCGATCTCGCGCTGCTGGATGCGGTGTCGCAAACTAACCCCCACACCGCCCTGGAAGAGTTGCTGCAACTCGGCCGCTGGGATTTTCTTGCCCGCACCGAAGTCATCGGTGGCACGGCCCGAATGTGGCTGCGTACACAGCGGGATCGCATCAAGACAAAGATGCTGACAACACTTCGCGATGCCATTGCGGCCATGGGCAAGGACGCGGACGCCACCATTGTCAAGGAGGCGGCGCTGCGGCTGTTCGAGGCTCATCCCGAAGATGAGACGGTCTACCAGATATTGGGAGAGACCTATGCCGGCGAACCCCAGCTCGAAAGCGCCCGCCATATTTTTGAAAGCCGCAGAAAATATCGCTGGGGCGAATTGCCGGTCGATCCCGATCCGCAGACGTTAAGCGTTGCGCGGCGGCTGTTCGAACGTCAGCGCAGCATCGCGCCGCAGCTTCGGGAGAAAGCGCCGTCGCAGTTGGAAGTCATTCCGCCGGTGCCTCGTGGGCCACCCAAGCTCGCGCTTTTGCCGCCGGTAAACACCTCCAGCAACTATCAGCCTGCCGTCTTTCTCTCGGCAGCGCTTTTGGAAGATATCACCGTCGGTCTTTGCGTGTTGAAGACCGTGACGATGGTAGCGCATTACACGGCGGAAAAGATTGCGCTCAATCTCG comes from the Rhizobium sp. NXC24 genome and includes:
- a CDS encoding helix-turn-helix transcriptional regulator, yielding MSAKVPNPIDAYVGSRVRMRRLMLGMSQERLAEQIGVTFQQVQKYEKGTNRIGASRLQAIAGVLAVPVAFFFQQDNSQPLTTEGLGAISGLEDLSDFLTSKEGLSLNKAFMKINDPSVRQSVLMLIKSLANASEPAVVHAPPAAEVPFGLRN